GGGTGAGAGCCCTCTATGACCTGAGAAGATCGGACCCTCCCCTCCTGTCGGGGACCGAACTGACCATGACCCTCACGGTGGGATCGAGCCTTCCGGTCGAAGAAGCGACCCAACTCTTTGACCAGGTTCTGGCCGAGGCCAAGACCAGGGGGAGATCCCCCTTAAAAAAGGGACCGAGAATTCTGGTCGACGGGGCGTGTCTGGACAACATCGAACTGATCAAGCTGGTGGAAGAGCTGGGGGGCAATGTCGTGGCCGACACGATCTGCAACGGGGCCAGGGACCAGCTTCCCAAGACCGATGTCGATCAGGAACCTCTCAAGGCGCTGGCCCGTCGCTATTTGGACAAGATCAACTGCCCCAAGACGTACCGGGCCAACAAGGCCGGGACTTTCGAAGGGGACATTGCGAATCGGTTCGGCGATATCGGCGCCTATGCAAAGGCCTTCGGTGTGCAGGGAGCGATCCTCTATGTCTATAAGTACTGCGACCCCTTCGGTTTCGAGGTTCCGGCCCGGAAGGCCTACTATCAATCGATCCAGGTCCCCCTTCTCCACCTCGAAGATATCTATTCCGCCGGGACCCTGGGACAATTGAAGACGAGGATTCAGGCCTTCTTGGAGATGATCGGGGGGTAGGGCGATTTAAGAGGAAGCCCCCATCCGCAAGGGAAATAGAGGAGAGCGACGGAATGGCTGAGGAGCAGAAAGAGACAAAACCGAAGAAGAGGATGACCGCGACCCGGGCGGCCGCCTCGGTCGGCGCCATGGTGAAAGAGTTCATCACGGGGGCGCTCCAGGCCCGGGCCGAAGGGAAGCAGAAGCTCGCCTATACCTTCATCGTCTGCCACCACGAGGAGATCTTCCGGGCCCTCGACGTGGTGCCGATCTGGACCGAAAACTTCGCGGGCATCTGCGGCGCCAAAAGGGATGCCGAACGGTTCCTCCAGCGGGCCGAATCGTTGGGTCTATCCCGATCCTTATGCACCTATGCCCTTTGCGGGATCGGTTTCGACCAGTGGAGGGAGGAGTTGGGTCAGATGCCTCCGGATGCCCCCTGGGGCGGAATGCCGAGGCCCGACTTCATGATCTCCAGCGGTCAGATCCTCTGCGATCCGCGCTCCAAATGGTACCAAGCCTCTCAGCAATTCATGCCCGATGTGCCCATCTACAACATCGATCTTCCCTACCCTCTCTTTCATCCCCATCGCGACCACCGGGAGGTCCTGGGGTATTACCATCGCTACATCGTCCAACAGTTACGAGGCCTGGTGGCCTTCCTCGAGGAACAGACAAAGAAGAAGATGGATTATGACCGTCTGAGAGAGCTGGTGGACTTGAGCGACCGCACCTGGGACCTGATCGAGGAGACCTACTCGCTCCGAAAGGCGGTCCCCTGTCCCATGGGAACGGGCGATGCGATGAACACGATGGTGCCCATCAACTTCATGATGGCGACCCAGAGGGCCTACGACTTCTTCGTCGAACTGAAGAAGGAGTTAGAAGAGAAGATTGCCAAAGGAGAGGGCGAGGTTGAAAACGAGAAGTACCGGCTCATGTGGGGTGGGGGGTTGCCCGCCTGGTATGCCCTGAGCGACTTCAACTATTTCAACAGCAAAGGGGCCTCCTTTCCCGTGGAGACGACCTACCGGATGGTGGCCCCTCTCAAGGAGATGGACCTGCCGGAGACGAAAGACCCGATCGAACACCTGGCCTGGCGATGGCTCGGATACTGGACGTTCTGGTACGATCGGGCCAGGAGGCGGCCGGGTTCGGAGCCGGACGTCGAACGGCTGATCCACCGGATCGAGGAGTACAAGATCGACGGGGTCGTCATGCACGAGGCCTTCTCTTGTCGGACCTGGCACGTGGGCCTCATCTGGCAGTTACACCAGTTGGCCAAAATTTACAAACCCATTCCGGTCTATGTGGTGGGTAAGGATGGACAAAGAGAAAAAATCTACCGGGAGCTTCCCTCCCTGATCCTCGAAAGCGACATCATCGATATCACCTCCTATTCCGAGGTGGATACGAGACA
The sequence above is a segment of the Thermodesulfobacteriota bacterium genome. Coding sequences within it:
- a CDS encoding 2-hydroxyacyl-CoA dehydratase family protein, encoding MAEEQKETKPKKRMTATRAAASVGAMVKEFITGALQARAEGKQKLAYTFIVCHHEEIFRALDVVPIWTENFAGICGAKRDAERFLQRAESLGLSRSLCTYALCGIGFDQWREELGQMPPDAPWGGMPRPDFMISSGQILCDPRSKWYQASQQFMPDVPIYNIDLPYPLFHPHRDHREVLGYYHRYIVQQLRGLVAFLEEQTKKKMDYDRLRELVDLSDRTWDLIEETYSLRKAVPCPMGTGDAMNTMVPINFMMATQRAYDFFVELKKELEEKIAKGEGEVENEKYRLMWGGGLPAWYALSDFNYFNSKGASFPVETTYRMVAPLKEMDLPETKDPIEHLAWRWLGYWTFWYDRARRRPGSEPDVERLIHRIEEYKIDGVVMHEAFSCRTWHVGLIWQLHQLAKIYKPIPVYVVGKDGQREKIYRELPSLILESDIIDITSYSEVDTRQKIDAFIETLESIRLNRAA
- a CDS encoding 2-hydroxyacyl-CoA dehydratase family protein, translated to MSDTPSAIFSIVKSNYEDYGRRARELKEAGRTIIGYICSFVPLEIITASGAIPFRVRGNPHEPITKGDTLLETIVCPYYRSCFDLSVKEKYSFLSGMVIPHGCDSMVRSYSVWSYSLPYPYFHFVNTPTVCEESSFEFFEAELLTYKRSLEQFLGKEITRQDLEQAIRLHNELRDRVRALYDLRRSDPPLLSGTELTMTLTVGSSLPVEEATQLFDQVLAEAKTRGRSPLKKGPRILVDGACLDNIELIKLVEELGGNVVADTICNGARDQLPKTDVDQEPLKALARRYLDKINCPKTYRANKAGTFEGDIANRFGDIGAYAKAFGVQGAILYVYKYCDPFGFEVPARKAYYQSIQVPLLHLEDIYSAGTLGQLKTRIQAFLEMIGG